A single region of the Ruficoccus amylovorans genome encodes:
- a CDS encoding YihY/virulence factor BrkB family protein has protein sequence MPSNEAKKPSRIVQAFTRVKNWLVSVPHLIGKEIWETDKVDDKSLRGSGFAVLRVLAITWEGILRNLIPSQAGALSYYTLIAIGPLLAIVIMVSGFVLKGDNAEDIIVENLTKLIYFVAPPTEQAAMMDLNAYDADHNNVPDTQEGEVTVQTEDGDREKASVDPKIVEFLKGIVRNARSGTLGVFGSLMLIWLSVQLLSTIEKTFNQIWGVRRARNILQRIVFYWTLISLGSVLGFTSVSLGIYGRIAQQFDHLPLGHLFRESFLWLAPLWTFISVVALVAIFNRFIPNTHVRWKPAFLGALVVTILLNLSKQLSVLYVGFVIRQGSLLGVVSILPIFLFGLWLFWVILLLGGQVSFAIQNVNNLTNQRAWENVSLRTRETLSLVALLLVARRFDECRQPYSSDELADKIRVPANILNECLAQLVDIGYLSPVENESKSRQESSRYQPARPLERITLADFKQRLETRGNNEGTSLIKYSDPVLTEYEERLLDYSSSESGQKSLKQLFA, from the coding sequence ATGCCTTCCAACGAGGCCAAAAAACCTTCCCGCATCGTCCAGGCTTTCACCCGCGTGAAAAACTGGCTGGTTTCCGTGCCGCACCTGATCGGCAAGGAAATCTGGGAAACAGATAAAGTGGACGACAAGAGCCTGCGCGGCTCGGGCTTCGCGGTGCTGCGTGTGCTGGCCATCACCTGGGAGGGTATCCTGCGCAACCTCATCCCCAGCCAGGCGGGAGCGTTGAGCTACTACACGCTGATCGCCATCGGTCCGCTGCTGGCCATTGTCATCATGGTCTCCGGCTTCGTGCTCAAGGGCGACAACGCCGAAGACATCATCGTTGAGAACCTGACCAAGCTCATCTACTTCGTGGCCCCGCCGACCGAGCAGGCCGCCATGATGGACCTGAACGCCTACGACGCCGACCACAATAACGTGCCCGACACGCAGGAGGGCGAAGTCACCGTCCAGACTGAAGACGGCGACCGCGAAAAGGCTTCGGTAGACCCCAAGATCGTCGAATTTCTCAAGGGCATCGTGCGCAATGCCCGCTCGGGGACGCTCGGGGTCTTTGGCTCGCTCATGCTGATCTGGCTCAGCGTGCAGTTGCTCTCCACCATTGAGAAGACCTTTAACCAGATCTGGGGCGTACGCCGCGCGCGCAATATCCTCCAGCGCATTGTTTTCTACTGGACCCTCATCAGCCTGGGCTCGGTACTGGGCTTCACCTCGGTCAGCCTCGGCATCTATGGCCGCATCGCCCAGCAGTTCGACCACCTCCCGCTCGGCCACCTCTTTCGGGAGTCGTTCCTGTGGCTGGCCCCGCTGTGGACCTTTATCAGTGTGGTGGCGCTGGTGGCGATTTTCAACCGCTTCATCCCCAACACCCATGTGCGCTGGAAACCGGCCTTCCTCGGGGCGCTGGTGGTGACCATCCTGCTCAACCTGAGCAAACAGTTGAGCGTGCTTTACGTGGGCTTCGTCATCCGGCAGGGCAGCCTGCTGGGCGTGGTCAGTATCCTGCCGATTTTCCTCTTCGGGCTGTGGCTGTTCTGGGTCATCCTGCTGCTGGGCGGGCAGGTGTCCTTTGCCATTCAGAACGTCAACAACCTGACCAACCAGCGCGCCTGGGAAAACGTCAGCCTGCGCACCCGCGAAACCCTCAGCCTGGTGGCCCTGCTACTGGTGGCGCGGCGCTTCGACGAGTGCCGCCAACCGTATAGCTCGGATGAGTTGGCGGACAAAATCCGCGTCCCCGCCAACATCCTTAACGAGTGCCTGGCCCAACTGGTGGACATCGGCTACCTCAGCCCGGTCGAAAACGAATCCAAGTCCCGCCAGGAATCCTCCCGCTACCAACCCGCCCGCCCGCTGGAACGCATCACCCTGGCCGATTTCAAGCAGCGGCTCGAAACCCGCGGCAACAACGAGGGCACGAGCCTTATCAAGTATTCCGACCCCGTCCTCACCGAGTACGAGGAACGCCTGCTCGACTACTCCAGCTCCGAATCCGGCCAGAAAAGCCTCAAGCAGCTCTTCGCCTAG